gttcctcccaactcccaattgagttttcgggaaggcttttcaaccagtgtcgagctggtcccttcaacttgaggggaaggtatttgatggcgtggaggtcatccccacgagccatgtgaatacgcaggataaaatcctctatccagacccctgggtctgtcatgccgtcgtatgcttctatgttgacaggtttaaagccttgtgggaattcatggtccagtacctctttggtgaagcacaaggggtgaacagcccctctgtatctgggcgcattgtggcatgtagtcggttgttgttgttgtgttcggggttgattccgaactggtatctggCTTGTATGAGCATTTGGGTGACCAAAGTCCCTCGCTGGGTGGgtcttctagatccatatatggacctgACTGCACCGGCCTTCTTGTCCGGATGTTCGCGTGGATCGTGCGCAGTGTCCACAGCCACTCTGTTATGGTTGTGAAGTGGTACGTCTGGTTTCTTGGTCGGattttcttttggtggaacggccGCGTCATCGAactctggcagtagcttgcgctttggatagcttttcgtatggcggtcatcgccatatctttctttagtgtctagcactttattccatcttcggctgagcttttcctgtgcggctttgagccattgcttctgcatttttagacttcttgcggtggccataagatttctgtggaggttgtctcgttccacttgttcgtccgggatgatgaatgcatcgtcgtccggactgtcttcctgttctggggcggtgtcatgagctcgtccctccggatcattgtgatcgggtatttgctctgaacttgatttggcgtgacctggcttgtcctgctccatcgctgggtccgtgtGATCGTTATTGATGTTGAAGTTTGCGGGTATATTAGCCCTTATTgcactcttgtcgctatttttgccaTTGCTGGACTTTGATTAGCGTCTGTGCCGCCTTTTTGGCTTTTtcccgggtgttttatcttccggtTTATCGCTGTGGTCcttattgggcgtatctaccatgtatatatcatcgGACCAGGTAGCAGTCCCGCGCCCCggggattctggagcttctcctgcatcattgtccataccgttgatgtcttcgaagCCAAAGTCatgcatgtcggttaaatctttgattgtggcaatgaagtgggtggtgggcgggcatcgaattccttcgtcgcctgcttcccactcgggccggacatagttcggcccagagcctcctgacaaagagagagaccttactaggttcagcatgttgccaaagggcaagtgctaaaagatgtccacagctgtaaactccattaccgaagcccagcctggctcggctggctcaagaGCGGGCGGACCAGGGCCAatagccggatatgagtccgggggcccagggtaacaggcctccacagaggtgggacctgtgttcggctccacggCTGATGAGTGCGCGGcccgcggggcggggtccagccctccgtccgtaggcaacgcaacctgccctagATGTAGATCCAGGGTTGCCTCAGGGATGATGTCCCGAGTATTGCCCGActgcaggtctaggccgtgctcgtcgtgactgtccggcgctcctggcacaggctcgaatccaccgaagatcaagtctccgcggatgtctgccatgtagatcaagtttccaaacctgatccggcggccaggggcgaagctatcgatctgctccaattggccaagcgaattggcccgcagtgcgaagccgccgaacacaaagatctattcggggagaaaaatctcacccttgACTGCGTTGTTGACGATTGaggacgccatcaagcctcgaagcgacgacacagaggaactctcaatgaaagcaccaatgtcggtgtcaaaactggcggatctcaggtagggggtcccgatctgtgcgtcttaggctgatggtaataggaagcaagggacacaatgtttacccaggttcgggccctctcgatggaggtaaaaccctacttcctgcttgattaatattgaagatatgtggaatacaagagtagatctaccacgagatcgtagaggctaaaccctaagagctagcctatgatggtatgattgtaaatgtgatcggccttctaaggaccaccctctccggtttatatagacactggagagctagggtttacatggagtcggttgcaaggaaggaaacataatatccagatcgccaagcttgtcttccacgcaaaggagagtcccatccggacacgagccaaagtctcgagtcttgtatcttgacgcttctatagttcggacgatgaatatagtccggctgtccggatacccccttatccaggactccctcacttaccaCGGAGACCTGCTTGACGCCGAGGTGCTTCTCCTTGTAATCCTTCCTAAAGTTGTCCCTGCGAAGACGAAACACGCACCAAATCCTCGGTCAGGACGCGACGCCACACCACAGAAGCAACACGAATCGAACCAGGAACCAAGACTGGGACTCACATGAAGATGAAGAAAGCGCTCGGGGGCGCGTGGGCTTATTGGGGTCCTTCTCAGCCTTGATCTTCTTCACCGCAAGCCTGCGCCACCACAACGGAAACAACAGCAGCAAACCAAACCGAGTCAGAACCCGACGTGAAATAGCAGCATCCACCACAGGAAACAAAAACGAGACAGGAAGACGAGGGAGGGAGGGTTCGGGACCTGGAGTTGCCGGCGCGGGAGCCCACCTTTGTTACTATGTTAAAGAAAGTTGATTTGCCAACATTGGGTAACCCCACCTGCATGAAACATGAATAGTAAACTTCATATATCCTCTTATTCCTCTACTTGGCAACAGCAGAATAGTGCGCCAATCAACATTCAACAGAAGAGTAGTCCATTATGATTTATATCGAATAAAGGATTATTGTTAAACACCATCAATGAGACTAGAAGTGCGGCATTGGCAACTCATGAAACTTCTTGAACAATAGTAGTACATAGTAACATGCTAGTGTTGTCCAAGAAGACTGAGTTACATGCATAAAACTACAATTCGTCCACCCTGAGCAGTCAAGATAAACACATGCCAATCTAACCAACTGCAGCTTCTTCTTTTATAGTCTACAACAACATAGTTCAGTAGTAAATCAGAATAGAATCAATCTATTATAAGACAACATAATGCTCATTTAACAAAATATCAACACCAAGCACCCATTCAACTGCACCAAATTAACAGTACCATAATCTATATGGTTAATTTTCAAACACACATGTGAAATCATATTGTCAAATGCATGCACATATACCACTAATATCTTTGCAGCAGCATTTGTCTGCCATTTTACACATTAAATTAGATTAAGAATGTGAAGCAGTGCATCTCCATTTTCACGACACTGAGAATGATATCAGAAAACAAAATCGACCAGGTTACAAACAGACAGCAAAGTAAGCAAGCGAGCAAGCAAAACCCTGCAGCTCAAATGATTTCTAGCGGATCCAGTGGCCTTCTTTGCACTCATCTGTTAAATGAAAGACACTTGAACACAAGTCTAGGAGCTAGAATCAGAATCTACATTGAACTAGATAGGAAACTAATTCAACATACAGAAGGCATGTGCAGTATAAAGATTAGAGACTAGAACTAGATTAATATGTAGCTGCCACAACAAGAATGATTAATTCCAACAGGATAATCAGGTCCATATATTTAAGTCAAGCCGGGAGCATGGAGCAGCAATAGCCTTCCCACTTCTTTCTTGTCCATGCCAGGAGCCAACAGGATAATCAGGTCCATATATTTAAGTCAAGCCAGGAGCACGGAGCAGCAATAGCCTTCCCACTTCTGTCTTGTCCATGCCAGGAGCTTGCTAGCGTTCGAAACCAGCAGTTTCTGTAACAAGTAACTGAAACTATGTAAATGTAAAGAAAAAGAAATCTAAAGGTGTATGAGAGCACATCAACCAGATTCAGGATTCGGCTATACCTCCTCGGACAACCTTTTAGATGGTGACTTGTCAACATTGATGGGTGGCAGCGTGGATCGGCGAGCACCCGcgaagagaggagaagaagacgTCGCTGCAGCGTGCTGTGGGCAACAACCCGATTCTCCTCATGCATCGCATAAATCACCAGAAGTTGAGAAGAGCCCCAGGCTTGTCATAACCTGTATGGTTATATGTAATTTTTAATTCCAACAACTATATGTTTTGAGTTGTAATAAATAAGTAGATGCTTACTGCTTATTCTCCTTTTTTTCTCAATTTCTTGGTGTAACGAACTTTGTTGGATAAAAAAATGTTTTGAAGTGGAAGGTCATGTTATAAATAAGAATAGTTGAATACAAATAACCAAGCTACACAATATTACTATGTTATAAATCAGACATGGGTTAGACAGAGTAATGTCTTGTGTCAGGATCAGATTGCATGGCAAGACTACAACATCTTACAGAGGCAATTCTGATTTCTGGTTGAGCATGCACATTAACCATTAGCATGTGCAGATATGCAGCATCGTTTGAACAGGGTACAGCCTGGGAATTTTTAGCTGTTTCGTAAATACCTAAGAGCAATAGACTCCTCTAGCCTTGGACAAACAACATCTTACAGAAGCTGACACGCAGACGCAGCGGGACAAACATGCGAGGGTTTCGCATGGGGTGGGAGGGCGAGGGAGGAGGTACCTCGCAACCGATGAGGTTCTTGGCGTAGTCCACGACCCTATGCCGGCGCCGCTCCGCCTCCTCCGTTGGGTGTAGTCGCAGCAGCACCTCGCGGGCAGCCACCTTCGTGGACCACAGCGCCGGCGAGATGGTCGGGGGCCGCGGCCGCAGCGCCATCAGCATCATCCCACGCGGCTGCTCGTCCGGGACCCAGCCGAGGCTAGTGGGTGGCTCAGGCCCACGCCATGTGGTTGGGGGAAGCCATGGCGTCGCCGCCCCCTTGTTCGAGTTGCTGATGGAGGGGCCACGCCGGTGCTGGATCTAGCGCCCGCTGGCCTCGATGTTGCCGGATGTGGCAGACCGGCGGCGAGGGGAGAGGTGGGTGGCGAAGAGGAAGGCAGCGGCGAGGGGAGAGGTGTGGCAGAGAGAgggggatctggatcgggggtggAGTGGGAGTGGCGGCGTCGCCATCGATTCGATCTGAATCGGGGGAGTGGGAGTTAGGGTTTGGGAGGTAGGAGCGGAGGGAGTTACAGTGGTgtgtgatggatggatggatggatggatgtgtgccttgtCATCGATGCGTGGCACACACCTTTTCGCCAATGAGAATTTAAGTTTATTTTCTGAGTGTAGAAATGGTTTTTTAAGAACATATGAAATCTTAATGGAAAATTGGATCATATTTTGTGAAAATGCTTCAATATTGTGCACATGTGTGTATATTGGGATGGGGGTTTTATTTCTTCGCACAAAAAGTCATTTTTCAATTTTTGGAGTGGTAATAATCGAGTTTTTTGTGAACGACCTAGCAAATagttgttgtaaaattggaccaaataaattttctaaaatactaggccatatctaatgcacaattgaccaaatagttgggtgtcaaaagtttcgacCCACCTCtattgaaaaagacaaatttccgcctatttagttggaagcgggtcaaatttgaattgcagctacctcatagtttgctatttattttttctaaaaatcatttctaggtacgaaagtatctatttaatcacagaaacatcaaaaaatttccaatattcaaccactagctaggaacggtcatgcccgccattttgaccgcattttgaaataggcataaaaaattcaaaaaaaatcaaaaaattggaaaaccttcacattgtgtcattacatgcgaccaagttaccaggaaaaataataaacttttaatacggcaattatttttaaaaattgttctcaaaaaaga
Above is a window of Triticum aestivum cultivar Chinese Spring chromosome 6B, IWGSC CS RefSeq v2.1, whole genome shotgun sequence DNA encoding:
- the LOC123139349 gene encoding uncharacterized protein, producing MPSMSAKKATGSARNHLSCRVLLARLLTLLSTNAAAKILVVGLPNVGKSTFFNIVTKVGSRAGNSRLAVKKIKAEKDPNKPTRPRALSSSSCESQSWFLVRFVLLLWDNFRKDYKEKHLGVKQVSVIGKVGGEKWKSMSDVLENEKHAGALLLHTSGTISGAVVLLEATGVMAALYGGDHKLSIYSICLLCDGLQLFYGDVDILSDLKLLIFFVLIFLWCEEICE